Proteins encoded by one window of Effusibacillus pohliae DSM 22757:
- a CDS encoding NADPH:quinone oxidoreductase family protein, whose product MSGFRAVVVDKTEDSFSVGVKELTPADLPAGDVTIRVAYSSLNYKDGLACIPNGKIVKTYPFVPGIDLSGTVVESRDPRFREGDEVIVTGYELGVSHFGGFSEYARVPADWVVPLPQGLTLKEAMAIGTAGFTAALSIQRLEENGVHPGRGPVIVTGATGGVGSTAVAMLAKLGYHVVASTGKAAEHDYLRQLGAKEILGRDEVTDTSRPLQKERWAGAVDPVGGKTLAYLLCTIKYGGSVAVSGLTGGSEVVTTVFPFILRGVNLLGIDSVYCPMDVRVKLWERLASDLKPPRLLDSIGREITLDQLPAAAASILNGEVRGRTIVRLQDA is encoded by the coding sequence ATGAGCGGGTTTCGCGCAGTCGTGGTGGACAAGACAGAGGATTCGTTTTCCGTGGGTGTGAAGGAACTCACCCCGGCCGATTTGCCGGCGGGGGACGTGACCATTCGGGTGGCCTATTCGAGTCTCAATTACAAGGACGGGCTTGCCTGCATTCCGAACGGCAAGATTGTGAAGACGTACCCATTTGTTCCGGGGATTGACCTGTCCGGCACGGTGGTGGAATCTCGCGATCCGCGGTTCCGCGAGGGAGACGAGGTGATCGTCACCGGTTACGAGTTGGGGGTGTCCCATTTTGGCGGATTCAGCGAATACGCCCGGGTGCCGGCCGACTGGGTGGTACCGCTGCCGCAGGGCCTGACGTTGAAAGAAGCGATGGCGATCGGCACCGCCGGATTCACGGCCGCCTTGTCGATCCAGCGGTTGGAGGAAAATGGGGTGCATCCCGGCCGGGGACCGGTCATTGTGACGGGAGCCACCGGCGGTGTAGGTAGCACCGCGGTCGCCATGCTGGCGAAGCTCGGCTATCATGTGGTGGCTAGCACCGGAAAAGCCGCGGAACACGACTATCTGCGTCAGCTTGGGGCAAAGGAAATCCTCGGCCGCGACGAGGTGACCGACACGAGCCGTCCGTTGCAAAAGGAGCGCTGGGCCGGTGCGGTCGATCCGGTGGGCGGTAAGACGCTTGCGTATCTGCTCTGCACCATCAAATACGGCGGATCGGTCGCAGTCAGCGGACTGACCGGCGGTTCAGAGGTGGTGACCACGGTGTTTCCGTTTATCCTGCGCGGCGTCAACTTGCTCGGGATCGATTCGGTGTATTGCCCGATGGACGTCCGGGTCAAATTATGGGAGCGCTTGGCGAGCGATTTAAAACCGCCACGTTTGCTTGACAGCATCGGACGCGAGATTACGCTCGACCAACTGCCGGCCGCCGCTGCCTCGATCCTGAATGGCGAGGTGCGCGGGCGCACAATTGTGCGGCTGCAGGATGCCTGA
- the acnA gene encoding aconitate hydratase AcnA has protein sequence MANQDKFSARRTLQVGDKTYTYYSLPALEESKLGPVSKLPFSMKVLLEAAVRQFDGVAITEDHVKKIANWTEERDLNQEIPFKMARIVLQDFTGVPAVVDLAAMRAAMERMGKDPKKINPLVPVDLVIDHSVMVDFFGSKDSLDQNMKLEFERNQERYRFLRWAQTAFNNFRAVPPATGIVHQVNLEYLASVAMTSEGDGETIVFPDSLVGTDSHTTMINGLGVVGWGVGGIEAEAGMLGQPLYFVTPEVVGFKLTGTLAEGATATDLALTVTNILRKKGVVGKFVEFFGPGVSKMSLADRATVANMAPEYGATMGFFPVDQETLNYLRLTGRNEEQVALVEAYYKAQGMFRTDDMPEPVYSDVVELDLSSVVPSLAGPRRPQDRIELSAMKEGFNSAIRTPIDKGGFGLSDEEIKKEVKVEHPNGKTSTLRNGSVVITAITSCTNTSNPSVLIAAGLLAKKAVEKGLTKPAYVKTSLTPGSRVVTDYLIEAGLMDSLEALGFHVAGYGCATCIGNSGPLPEEVANAISENDLTVAAVLSGNRNFEGRIHPLVKANYLASPPLVVAYALAGTVDIDLTSEPIGYGKDNEPVYLRDIWPSSEEIKEAINKAVRPDLFRKRYENVFTGNEVWNQIDAPTGTLYNWDEKSTYIQEPPFFKDLSEELKAIEEIKGARTLLLLGDSVTTDHISPAGSIKPDSPAGRYLQEHGVAPADFNSYGSRRGNHEVMMRGTFANIRIRNQVVPGTEGGVTKYFPTEEIMSVYDASMRYQEQNIPLVVIAGKEYGTGSSRDWAAKGTYLLGVKAVIAESFERIHRSNLVGMGVLPLQFTEGVSWKSLGITGEETFDILGLNDKIQPGQQVKVRATRPDGSSFEFDAIVRLDSIVDIDYYRNGGILQKVLRELAK, from the coding sequence GTGGCAAACCAAGACAAATTCTCAGCGCGTCGCACGTTGCAAGTGGGCGACAAAACGTATACCTACTATTCCTTGCCGGCGCTTGAGGAAAGCAAACTGGGGCCGGTCTCGAAACTGCCGTTTTCCATGAAGGTTCTGCTGGAGGCGGCTGTGCGCCAATTTGACGGCGTCGCCATCACCGAGGACCACGTTAAGAAAATCGCCAACTGGACGGAAGAACGCGATCTCAACCAGGAAATCCCATTCAAAATGGCGAGGATCGTGCTGCAAGACTTCACCGGCGTGCCGGCTGTCGTCGACCTGGCGGCGATGCGCGCTGCGATGGAGCGGATGGGAAAAGATCCGAAGAAAATCAATCCGCTGGTGCCGGTCGACCTGGTGATCGACCACTCGGTGATGGTCGACTTCTTCGGCAGCAAAGATTCGCTCGATCAAAATATGAAACTGGAATTTGAACGAAACCAGGAGCGCTACCGTTTCCTGCGCTGGGCGCAAACGGCCTTCAACAATTTCCGCGCCGTGCCGCCGGCTACCGGGATCGTACACCAGGTGAACCTGGAATATCTGGCGTCGGTTGCGATGACCAGCGAAGGGGATGGCGAAACGATCGTGTTTCCGGATTCGCTCGTCGGAACCGACTCGCATACGACAATGATCAATGGTCTCGGCGTCGTAGGCTGGGGGGTTGGCGGTATCGAAGCGGAAGCCGGCATGCTGGGGCAGCCTCTCTATTTTGTCACACCTGAAGTCGTCGGGTTTAAACTGACCGGAACGTTGGCGGAAGGAGCAACCGCGACCGACCTCGCGCTGACTGTCACCAACATCTTGCGCAAAAAAGGCGTGGTCGGCAAATTCGTCGAGTTCTTCGGACCTGGCGTAAGCAAAATGAGCCTGGCGGACCGGGCGACTGTCGCCAACATGGCGCCGGAATACGGAGCGACGATGGGCTTCTTCCCGGTTGACCAAGAAACGCTCAACTACCTCCGTTTGACGGGCCGCAACGAAGAACAGGTGGCGCTGGTGGAAGCCTACTACAAAGCGCAGGGCATGTTCCGCACGGACGACATGCCAGAGCCGGTCTATTCCGATGTGGTGGAACTCGATCTGTCGTCCGTCGTGCCGTCGCTGGCAGGTCCGCGCCGTCCGCAAGATCGGATCGAACTGTCGGCGATGAAGGAAGGGTTCAATTCGGCGATCCGCACGCCGATCGACAAAGGGGGGTTTGGCCTGTCGGATGAAGAAATCAAGAAAGAGGTCAAAGTCGAGCATCCGAACGGCAAAACATCCACCCTGCGCAACGGGTCTGTGGTGATCACGGCGATCACGAGCTGCACCAACACATCGAACCCGAGCGTCTTGATTGCGGCTGGCCTGCTCGCGAAAAAAGCGGTGGAAAAAGGCCTGACCAAACCAGCTTACGTGAAAACCAGCCTGACGCCCGGTTCCCGCGTTGTGACCGACTACCTGATCGAAGCGGGACTGATGGATTCGCTGGAAGCGCTCGGCTTCCATGTAGCCGGTTACGGTTGTGCGACCTGTATCGGGAACTCCGGTCCACTGCCGGAGGAAGTCGCCAATGCGATTTCCGAAAACGACCTGACGGTGGCAGCCGTTCTGTCTGGAAACCGGAACTTCGAAGGACGGATTCATCCGCTTGTGAAAGCGAACTATCTGGCATCGCCGCCGCTTGTCGTGGCATACGCGCTGGCGGGAACGGTCGACATCGACCTGACGAGCGAGCCGATCGGCTACGGCAAGGACAACGAACCGGTCTACCTGAGGGACATCTGGCCGTCTTCGGAAGAAATCAAGGAAGCGATCAACAAAGCGGTGCGACCCGATTTGTTCCGCAAGCGGTATGAAAATGTGTTTACCGGCAACGAAGTCTGGAACCAAATCGATGCGCCGACCGGAACGCTCTACAACTGGGACGAAAAATCGACTTACATCCAGGAACCGCCGTTCTTCAAGGATCTCAGCGAAGAACTCAAGGCAATCGAAGAGATTAAAGGCGCACGAACGTTGCTGCTGTTGGGCGACTCGGTGACCACCGACCATATCTCACCGGCGGGCAGCATTAAACCGGACAGCCCGGCAGGCCGTTATCTGCAAGAGCACGGAGTGGCACCGGCCGACTTCAACTCGTACGGTTCCCGCCGCGGCAACCACGAAGTGATGATGCGCGGAACGTTCGCCAACATCCGGATCCGCAACCAGGTGGTGCCGGGTACGGAAGGCGGCGTAACCAAATACTTCCCGACTGAGGAAATCATGTCGGTGTACGATGCATCGATGCGGTACCAAGAGCAAAACATTCCGCTGGTGGTGATCGCCGGCAAGGAGTACGGCACCGGCAGCTCCCGCGACTGGGCGGCAAAAGGCACCTACTTGCTGGGCGTGAAAGCGGTCATCGCGGAAAGCTTCGAGCGGATTCACCGCAGCAACCTGGTGGGCATGGGCGTACTGCCGCTGCAGTTCACCGAAGGGGTGAGCTGGAAGTCGCTCGGCATCACGGGTGAGGAAACGTTTGACATCCTCGGCCTGAATGACAAGATCCAGCCGGGGCAACAGGTGAAAGTCCGCGCTACCCGCCCGGATGGAAGTTCGTTTGAGTTCGACGCGATCGTCCGCCTGGACAGCATCGTCGACATCGATTATTACCGGAACGGCGGCATTCTGCAAAAAGTCCTGCGTGAGCTGGCGAAATGA
- a CDS encoding hotdog fold thioesterase, whose product MIHFRNEEARPDDSTVHERYYEQICEKLKQDPFGRLLGIRLLEVGEGTATAELDVTYDMLNAHGTTHGGVIFSLADFVFAVASNSYGKTSVALSMNIGYLAASSAGTRLRATAVEENRTPRTAWYRIRVENEHGTVALLDALAYRKNHYFVPVEPHK is encoded by the coding sequence TTGATTCACTTCCGGAATGAAGAGGCGCGGCCAGATGATTCGACAGTTCACGAGCGGTATTACGAACAGATCTGCGAGAAACTGAAGCAGGATCCATTTGGACGGTTGTTGGGCATCCGTTTGCTCGAGGTTGGCGAAGGTACCGCCACCGCCGAATTGGATGTGACGTATGACATGTTGAACGCGCACGGTACGACGCATGGCGGTGTGATTTTTTCCCTCGCCGATTTTGTGTTTGCGGTGGCGTCCAATTCGTACGGCAAGACGTCGGTCGCCCTGTCGATGAATATCGGTTATCTCGCGGCCAGCTCTGCAGGAACCCGGCTGCGGGCGACGGCGGTAGAGGAAAACAGAACACCCCGCACGGCGTGGTACCGCATCCGGGTGGAGAACGAACACGGCACGGTCGCGCTGCTGGATGCGCTGGCGTATCGCAAGAACCACTATTTTGTCCCGGTTGAACCGCACAAATGA
- a CDS encoding dihydrolipoamide acetyltransferase family protein, producing the protein MVEFKLADIGEGMHEGEITRWLVKEGDRVERDQPVVEVQTDKVNAELASPVTGTIRKILHAEGETVEVGSTLFIIEPESEGAAVAVRPVIEQPAGSAVAAGQTAAGREVAELEAAPRAAMAVQRERRVLATPHVRRLAREMQIDIEQVPGTGPVGRVTEEDLRRFVQALQSGVQSGRKADVGHVGHVGHVGHQGETDAGSGRGTATSGEASRQSEQTAGHAVPPVATGGRMAEEPEERIPLRGIRKKIAEHMVKSVSIIPHVTHVDEVEMDALIALRDRLKVYAEERQIRLTFLPFFIKALVIALKEFAMLNASIDDASGEIVLKRYYHIGIATDTEDGLIVPVIKHADRKTIFQLAEEISQLAALARQGKLKLEQITGGTFTISNVGPIGGLYATPIINHPEAAILGLHKMEPRMVVRDGQGVIRTMMHISLSFDHRLIDGATAVRFTNRIKELLENPDRLFLEMA; encoded by the coding sequence ATGGTCGAATTCAAGCTGGCCGATATTGGGGAAGGTATGCACGAAGGGGAGATCACCCGCTGGCTGGTGAAAGAGGGTGACCGGGTGGAACGGGACCAGCCGGTGGTGGAAGTGCAGACAGACAAAGTGAACGCCGAGTTGGCTTCGCCCGTAACGGGAACGATCCGCAAGATTTTGCATGCGGAAGGTGAGACGGTCGAGGTGGGTTCGACGCTGTTCATCATCGAGCCGGAATCGGAGGGGGCGGCTGTGGCGGTCCGTCCCGTTATCGAGCAGCCGGCCGGGTCGGCTGTGGCAGCGGGCCAGACAGCCGCCGGGCGGGAAGTTGCCGAGCTGGAGGCCGCGCCTCGTGCGGCCATGGCGGTACAGAGGGAGAGGCGGGTGCTGGCGACACCCCATGTGCGCCGCTTGGCAAGAGAAATGCAGATCGACATTGAACAGGTGCCAGGAACCGGACCGGTGGGCCGGGTGACGGAGGAGGATCTGCGCCGGTTTGTGCAGGCGCTGCAAAGCGGTGTGCAAAGCGGACGCAAAGCGGACGTGGGGCACGTGGGGCACGTGGGGCACGTGGGGCACCAGGGTGAAACGGATGCCGGCAGCGGCCGGGGAACAGCGACCAGCGGCGAAGCGAGCCGGCAGTCGGAGCAAACCGCAGGCCACGCGGTGCCGCCTGTCGCGACAGGCGGGCGCATGGCGGAAGAGCCGGAAGAGCGCATCCCGCTCCGCGGCATCCGCAAGAAAATCGCGGAGCATATGGTCAAATCGGTATCGATCATTCCGCATGTGACGCATGTCGATGAGGTCGAAATGGACGCGCTGATCGCGCTGCGCGACAGGTTGAAAGTATATGCGGAAGAGCGGCAGATCAGGCTGACGTTCCTGCCGTTTTTCATCAAGGCGCTGGTTATTGCACTGAAGGAGTTCGCGATGCTGAACGCTTCGATTGACGATGCAAGCGGCGAAATCGTCCTGAAACGCTACTATCACATCGGGATTGCCACCGACACGGAGGACGGCCTGATCGTTCCGGTGATCAAACATGCGGATCGCAAGACGATTTTTCAACTTGCGGAAGAGATCAGCCAACTGGCGGCCTTGGCGCGGCAAGGCAAGCTGAAGCTTGAACAGATTACCGGCGGTACGTTTACGATCAGCAACGTGGGACCGATCGGCGGGCTGTATGCAACCCCGATCATCAACCATCCGGAAGCGGCGATTTTGGGACTGCACAAGATGGAACCCAGGATGGTGGTTCGCGACGGACAAGGGGTGATCCGGACGATGATGCACATATCGTTGTCGTTTGACCACCGGTTGATCGACGGAGCCACTGCCGTCCGCTTCACCAACCGCATCAAGGAGTTGCTGGAAAATCCGGATCGGCTGTTCCTGGAAATGGCTTAG
- a CDS encoding alpha-ketoacid dehydrogenase subunit beta, with protein MSRKLTMLQAIREAMDQKLTDDPRVMLLGEDIGVNGGVFRATEGLIEKYGAERVVDTPLAESGIVGTAIGLALNGMIPVVEIQFLAFIYPGFEQVVSHAARMRYRTRGQFSVPMVIRTPYGAGIRGPELHSESVETFFAHTPGLKVVVPATPYDAKGLLISAIEDPDPVVFLEPTKIYRAFSEEVPEEMYRVPIGKARVVQEGSDLSIFAWGAMLRVAMKAAADIEREKGWSCEVIDLRTLYPLDRDCIIGSVKKTGRALIVHEAHKTAGMAAEIIALINDEALLYLKAPIRRITGFDVPVPQFSLEDDYLPTEARVKLGITETILF; from the coding sequence GTGAGCAGGAAATTGACGATGCTGCAAGCGATCAGGGAAGCGATGGACCAGAAGCTGACCGACGATCCCCGCGTGATGCTACTGGGCGAGGATATCGGTGTCAACGGCGGGGTGTTCCGGGCGACCGAAGGGTTAATCGAAAAATACGGTGCGGAACGGGTGGTTGACACGCCGCTGGCAGAGTCGGGCATTGTGGGGACGGCGATCGGGTTGGCGTTGAACGGGATGATTCCGGTCGTGGAAATCCAATTTTTGGCTTTTATCTATCCGGGATTTGAGCAGGTGGTGTCGCATGCGGCCCGCATGCGGTACCGGACGCGCGGCCAGTTCTCGGTTCCGATGGTCATCCGCACTCCGTACGGCGCCGGGATCCGGGGGCCGGAACTGCATTCCGAGAGCGTCGAGACTTTTTTTGCCCATACGCCCGGGTTGAAAGTGGTGGTGCCTGCCACTCCCTATGATGCAAAAGGGCTGCTGATCTCCGCGATCGAAGATCCGGATCCGGTGGTGTTTCTGGAACCGACCAAAATTTACCGGGCATTCAGTGAAGAGGTGCCGGAGGAGATGTACCGGGTGCCGATCGGCAAGGCGCGAGTGGTGCAGGAGGGAAGCGACCTGTCGATTTTCGCCTGGGGGGCGATGCTCCGTGTGGCGATGAAAGCGGCCGCTGACATCGAACGGGAAAAAGGCTGGTCCTGCGAAGTGATCGACCTGCGCACGCTGTATCCGCTCGACCGGGATTGCATCATCGGTTCCGTGAAAAAAACAGGCCGCGCGTTGATCGTCCACGAAGCGCACAAAACGGCCGGGATGGCGGCGGAAATCATCGCGTTGATCAATGACGAAGCGTTGCTCTATCTGAAGGCGCCGATCAGGCGGATCACCGGGTTCGACGTGCCGGTGCCGCAATTCTCGCTGGAAGATGACTACCTCCCGACGGAGGCGCGCGTCAAACTTGGAATCACGGAAACGATTTTGTTCTAG
- a CDS encoding EthD family reductase: MVKLVAIYRKPENMEEFDRHYNEVHAPLAAKMPGLLKLEVSKVYGTPMGESDLHLIAEMYFETKEALANALSSPEGRAAGKDLMGFAGKLVSMHFAEVL; encoded by the coding sequence ATGGTAAAGTTGGTGGCGATTTACCGGAAACCGGAGAACATGGAGGAATTCGACCGGCATTACAATGAAGTGCATGCACCGCTTGCGGCCAAAATGCCCGGACTGCTGAAGCTGGAGGTGAGCAAAGTCTACGGGACTCCCATGGGCGAAAGCGACCTGCACCTGATCGCCGAGATGTATTTTGAAACGAAGGAAGCGTTGGCCAATGCGCTGTCTTCCCCGGAGGGACGAGCCGCAGGCAAAGATTTGATGGGGTTTGCCGGTAAACTCGTATCGATGCATTTTGCTGAAGTGTTGTAG
- a CDS encoding PaaI family thioesterase, producing the protein MRYETKNRFNNYLGIEIQRIDENGCTATLNIRPEFYNSIEGVVHGGVTSTLADVAMGHGAAPHIDGVQQCVTVESKINYLAPAKGDLLIAESRVLKRGAKLIVMEARVTTGDGQLVAIALGTYARANPKQ; encoded by the coding sequence ATGAGGTACGAAACGAAAAACCGGTTCAACAATTATTTGGGAATTGAGATTCAGCGGATCGATGAGAACGGTTGCACTGCAACCTTAAATATCCGTCCGGAATTTTACAACAGCATCGAGGGAGTCGTGCACGGCGGCGTTACCAGCACACTGGCCGATGTGGCGATGGGACACGGAGCTGCCCCGCATATCGACGGGGTTCAGCAGTGTGTGACGGTGGAAAGCAAAATCAACTACCTCGCCCCGGCAAAGGGGGATCTGCTGATCGCCGAGTCGCGGGTGTTGAAACGCGGCGCCAAGCTGATTGTGATGGAAGCTCGCGTCACGACGGGCGACGGGCAACTGGTGGCGATCGCTTTGGGGACGTACGCCCGCGCAAATCCCAAGCAATAG
- the paaK gene encoding phenylacetate--CoA ligase PaaK — protein sequence MIFNPEMETMARGEMQKLQLQRLQEVVRRCYENVPFHRQNFDRAGVRPEDVRSLEDLQRLPFMKKSDLRENYPFKLFAVDMKEVVRIHGSSGTKGKPTVVGYTKKDIENWAEVVARAICCAGGRPGDIFHNAYGYGLFTGGLGLHYGIEYLGATAVPVSGGNTPRQITLIQDFQPRGIAGTPSYILNIVEEMERMGLNPRETSLEYGIFGAEPWSEEMRAQLEDKMGIKAVDIYGLSEVIGPGVSIECHEAQDGLHIAVDHFLAEIIDPATGEALPYGQEGELVFTSLTKEAFPVIRYRTGDIASLNPETCKCGRTTIRMSRIKGRVDDMLIIRGVNVFPTEIESVLLSFKQLAPHYQVVIDRDGALDRFEVHCELTNEFMRGIDDLDNSESVVNLLKEIGHMMKNALGVSVQLKLNKPNTLPRSEGKAVRIVDYRNKAGAVK from the coding sequence ATGATCTTCAATCCGGAAATGGAAACGATGGCGCGCGGAGAGATGCAAAAACTGCAGTTGCAAAGGCTGCAGGAGGTCGTCAGGCGCTGCTATGAAAACGTGCCGTTTCACCGGCAGAATTTTGATCGGGCGGGCGTCAGGCCGGAGGACGTCCGCAGCCTGGAGGATTTGCAGCGGCTGCCGTTTATGAAAAAATCGGATTTGCGGGAAAATTACCCGTTTAAGCTGTTTGCGGTCGACATGAAAGAGGTCGTCCGCATCCACGGTTCCTCCGGCACCAAGGGCAAGCCGACGGTGGTCGGGTACACGAAAAAAGACATCGAAAACTGGGCGGAGGTGGTGGCCCGCGCAATTTGCTGCGCAGGCGGGCGGCCGGGCGACATTTTCCACAACGCCTACGGATACGGCCTGTTCACCGGCGGGCTCGGGCTGCACTATGGAATCGAATACCTGGGCGCAACGGCGGTGCCCGTTTCCGGCGGCAACACGCCCCGCCAAATCACGCTGATTCAGGATTTTCAGCCGCGCGGAATCGCCGGGACGCCTTCGTATATTCTCAATATTGTGGAAGAAATGGAACGGATGGGCTTGAATCCGCGGGAAACCAGCCTGGAATACGGGATTTTCGGCGCCGAACCGTGGTCGGAAGAAATGCGGGCGCAGCTGGAGGACAAGATGGGCATCAAGGCGGTCGACATTTACGGACTGAGCGAAGTGATCGGTCCGGGTGTGTCGATCGAGTGCCATGAGGCGCAAGACGGGCTGCATATCGCGGTAGACCATTTTTTGGCGGAGATTATCGATCCTGCCACCGGTGAAGCGCTTCCGTACGGGCAGGAAGGGGAACTGGTTTTCACTTCACTGACCAAAGAAGCGTTCCCGGTCATCCGCTACCGCACCGGCGATATCGCGTCTCTGAATCCGGAAACGTGCAAATGCGGGCGCACCACGATCCGCATGTCACGGATCAAGGGGCGCGTCGACGACATGTTAATCATCCGCGGGGTCAACGTATTCCCGACGGAAATCGAGTCGGTGCTGCTCAGCTTCAAACAGCTGGCCCCGCATTACCAGGTGGTGATCGACCGCGACGGCGCGCTGGACCGGTTTGAGGTGCATTGCGAACTGACGAACGAGTTCATGCGAGGCATTGACGATTTGGACAACAGCGAGAGCGTGGTCAACCTGCTGAAAGAGATCGGGCATATGATGAAAAATGCGCTCGGCGTCTCCGTGCAGCTGAAGCTGAACAAACCGAACACGCTCCCGCGCAGCGAAGGCAAAGCGGTACGGATCGTAGACTACCGGAACAAAGCGGGCGCTGTCAAATAA
- a CDS encoding enoyl-CoA hydratase-related protein, which yields MERETVLLERWGHIGVIRLNRPDELNALDYPTLVRLGEVIEELQQDIKQTRVVLVTAAGKAFCAGADLKERRTLNEQQVRRNVRKIRDVFCALERLPQPTIAAINGYAFGGGFELALACDFRFAVREAKMGLTEVSLGIIPGAGGTQRLPRLIGPSKAKELILTARKITAEQAADYGILNGLANDAEQLREMSFSLAEEIIGNAPLAVYQAKYAIDRGYGTDLQSGLDLEANAYEVIIPTRDRREALEAFREKRKPVFLGE from the coding sequence ATGGAACGGGAGACTGTCTTGTTGGAACGATGGGGGCATATCGGAGTCATCCGGCTGAACCGGCCGGATGAGTTGAACGCGTTGGATTATCCGACTCTCGTGCGGCTGGGCGAAGTGATCGAGGAGCTGCAGCAGGACATCAAGCAAACCCGGGTGGTGCTCGTAACAGCCGCCGGCAAGGCGTTTTGCGCGGGCGCCGATCTGAAGGAGCGGAGAACGCTCAATGAGCAGCAGGTGCGCCGCAACGTGCGCAAGATCCGGGACGTGTTCTGTGCTTTGGAGCGGTTGCCGCAACCGACCATTGCGGCGATCAACGGCTACGCGTTCGGTGGCGGATTTGAGCTGGCGCTCGCATGCGATTTCCGCTTTGCGGTGCGGGAAGCCAAAATGGGCCTGACGGAGGTCAGCCTCGGCATCATTCCGGGAGCGGGCGGCACCCAGCGGCTTCCCCGCCTGATCGGTCCCTCGAAAGCGAAGGAACTGATTTTGACAGCGCGCAAAATTACGGCGGAGCAGGCTGCCGACTACGGGATCCTGAACGGGCTGGCGAATGATGCGGAGCAGTTGCGGGAGATGAGTTTCTCGCTGGCGGAGGAAATTATCGGAAACGCTCCGCTCGCCGTGTACCAGGCGAAATATGCGATCGACCGCGGGTACGGTACCGATTTGCAGAGCGGCCTGGATCTGGAAGCGAACGCGTACGAAGTGATCATTCCGACACGGGACCGGCGGGAAGCGTTGGAAGCGTTTCGCGAGAAAAGAAAACCGGTGTTTCTCGGGGAGTAA
- the pdhA gene encoding pyruvate dehydrogenase (acetyl-transferring) E1 component subunit alpha, with protein MTKLYQVLTPEGELAEDISGRITPDLMIDMYKKMVLVRTFDRKCIILQRQGRLGTYAPFEGQEAAQVGSAMALRAGDWMFPTYRDHAAAIVHGHSLVRVFLYWMGHSDASVCPEDKRILPQCVPIATQMLHAMGAAWASKLKGEQTVSIAYLGDGATSEGDFHEALNFAGVFRAPVLFFCQNNGYAISVPFSRQSASRTIAQRAAAYDIHGVRVDGNDVFAVWLTVQDAVQRARVGGGPALIEAVTFRYGAHTTADDPKKYRDQEVLAQEWRRRDPVDRLRRFLEKQGLWNDEQEAAWQRQVGETIESALAEAEAFPKPQPADMFAHVYAEMPWHIREQQQELQRVLNEGGMQA; from the coding sequence ATGACGAAACTGTATCAAGTGTTGACGCCGGAGGGGGAACTGGCGGAGGACATCAGCGGGCGAATCACGCCGGATCTGATGATCGACATGTACAAAAAAATGGTGTTGGTGCGGACGTTTGACCGCAAGTGCATCATCTTGCAGCGGCAAGGCAGGTTGGGGACCTACGCCCCGTTTGAAGGACAGGAAGCTGCGCAAGTGGGAAGCGCGATGGCCTTGCGGGCAGGCGACTGGATGTTTCCGACCTACCGCGATCACGCGGCTGCTATTGTGCACGGGCACTCGCTTGTCCGAGTGTTTTTGTACTGGATGGGGCACTCGGATGCCTCCGTTTGTCCGGAGGACAAACGGATCCTGCCGCAGTGTGTGCCGATTGCCACGCAGATGCTGCATGCGATGGGGGCAGCCTGGGCAAGCAAGCTGAAAGGTGAGCAAACGGTCAGTATCGCCTATCTCGGCGATGGTGCCACTTCCGAAGGGGATTTTCACGAGGCGCTGAATTTTGCCGGCGTCTTCCGCGCGCCTGTCCTCTTTTTCTGTCAAAATAACGGGTATGCGATCAGCGTTCCGTTTTCCCGGCAATCGGCTTCGCGGACGATCGCCCAACGGGCGGCCGCGTATGACATTCACGGAGTCCGCGTCGACGGCAACGATGTTTTTGCGGTTTGGCTGACGGTGCAAGACGCCGTCCAGCGGGCGCGGGTGGGAGGCGGTCCGGCGTTGATCGAGGCGGTCACGTTCCGTTACGGGGCCCACACCACCGCTGACGATCCGAAAAAATACCGCGACCAGGAAGTGCTCGCACAGGAGTGGCGCCGCCGCGATCCGGTTGACCGGTTGCGCCGGTTTTTGGAAAAGCAGGGGCTGTGGAACGACGAACAGGAAGCGGCATGGCAACGGCAGGTTGGGGAGACGATCGAATCCGCGCTGGCGGAGGCGGAAGCCTTCCCAAAACCGCAGCCGGCTGACATGTTTGCGCATGTATATGCCGAGATGCCGTGGCACATTCGCGAGCAACAGCAGGAGCTGCAGCGAGTTTTGAACGAGGGTGGGATGCAAGCGTGA